The Mercurialis annua linkage group LG8, ddMerAnnu1.2, whole genome shotgun sequence genome window below encodes:
- the LOC126661211 gene encoding salutaridine reductase-like isoform X1, with the protein MSLNCLTVVLTARNQQRGMDATSMLHQMGLTNVVFHQLDALDPLNIQSLADFIKNTFGRLDILVNNAGASGVVVDEDSLRALNIETETWLSGKAINMIQEVIKTTYEKAEKCLNTNYFGVRRLTEALLPPLQLSTSRVVSSLKSELPVS; encoded by the exons ATGTCTTTAAACTGTCTCACAGTGGTGCTTACTGCTAGAAATCAACAGAGAGGAATGGATGCTACTTCTATGCTTCATCAAATGGGTTTAACTAATGTTGTTTTTCATCAACTTGATGCTTTGGATCCACTTAATATTCAGTCCCTGGCTGATTTCATCAAGAACACATTTGGAAGACTTGATATTCTG GTAAACAATGCGGGAGCCTCTGGGGTTGTGGTGGATGAGGATAGCCTAAGGGCGTTAAATATAGAAACTGAAACTTGG CTTTCAGGAAAGGCAATCAATATGATACAAGAAGTGATTAAAACTACGTACGAGAAAGCTGAAAAATGCTTGAACACAAATTACTTCGGTGTAAGAAGATTAACAGAAGCTCTGCTCCCGCCTTTACAGCTTTCCACTTCAAGAGTTGTGTCTTCTCTAAAGAGTGAGCTACCAGTGAGTTGA
- the LOC126660843 gene encoding HVA22-like protein c, producing MGTSENFLQVVAKNFDVLALPLVTLVYPLYASIRAIETKSRSDDQQWLTYWVLYSMITIFELTFSKLLECIPVWAFAKLIMTCWLVLPQFNGAAYVYKNYVRPFYKNPQAAQKIWYVPKKKEIFTKQDDILTAAEKYMEEHGTEAFERLISKADREERGRRNSNYMIFDDDYIY from the exons ATGGGGACATCTGAAAATTTTCTTCAAGTTGTGGCAAAAAACTTTGATGTTCTTGCATT GCCTTTAGTCACTCTTGTTTACCCCCT GTATGCTTCAATAAGGGCCATTGAGACTAAATCTCGCAGTGATGACCAGCAATGGCTAACCTACTGGGTTCTCTATTCCATGATCACCATATTTGAGCTCACATTCTCTAAACTCCTCGAATG TATCCCGGTGTGGGCATTTGCTAAATTGATCATGACATGCTGGTTGGTATTGCCGCAATTCAATGGCGCAGCATATGTTTACAAGAACTATGTTAGGCCATTTTATAAGAATCCACAGGCTGCTCAAAAAATATGGTACGTCCCGAAAAAGAAGGAAATATTTACTAAACAAGACGACATTTTGACCGCTGCTGAAAAATATATGGAAGAGCATGGAACCGAAGCTTTTGAAAGGCTCATATCTAAG GCTGATAGAGAGGAAAGAGGTAGGAGGAACAGCAATTATATGATCTTTGATGATGACTATATTTATTGa
- the LOC126661778 gene encoding probable terpene synthase 6 — MLMTTSKDLLENIVLINLLCRLGLSYFENEIDDHLSHIFNHNYLSDDFDNGYDLYNMSILFQILQQHGYNISCDVFKKFKDSDGNFNKKITNDSRGMVSLYEATFLGMHGEEYILDEARSFARPILESMAMESNSHLAQYIKNALRTPFHRGLPRLEARKYISFYEQEEARNETLLKFANLNFNQVQFMHRQEIEVLLRWWEDINLENELTYDRWDRIMEGYLVGVGAHFEPQFSHSRKLLVKLVLLLSLLDDTYDTHGTMEELQFLTDAFERFDKDAIDDIPSKNTKIVYRELFNFFEDIERDAIKKGRSYSVRHTKEKFQQLVRSYHLEAQWYYGQYLPSFNEYMHNALISSSFALLTPMVLIGMEKHACVKEFEWLETNPKIVQASKVPARLLNDIVAREEFGLSKEEAIEQMKKMVEDAWKDMNEEIIKLNFIAMPVLTTSLNLSRVMDIVYLDCQDGYTNSLNSKNEVHQLFFEQLPFFKVDSCATEIERGDARSEACDRTPLHVTTEVRTIGTCMSIRFGPDDG, encoded by the exons ATGCTTATGACCACCTCAAAGGATCTACTCGAAAATATTGTATTGATCAACTTATTATGCCGCCTTGGCCTATCAtactttgaaaatgaaattgacGACCACTTATCTCATATTTTCAACCACAATTATCTCTCTGATGATTTTGATAATGGCTACGATCTCTACAATATGtcaatattatttcaaattttacaacAACATGGATATAATATATCTTGCG ATGTGTTCAAGAAATTCAAAGATAGTGATGgaaatttcaacaaaaaaataaccAACGACTCAAGAGGCATGGTGAGCCTATATGAAGCCACTTTTCTGGGCATGCATGGAGAAGAATATATTCTTGATGAAGCACGTTCTTTCGCAAGGCCAATATTGGAGTCCATGGCCATGGAATCAAACTCTCATCTTGCACAATACATTAAGAATGCCTTGAGAACTCCATTCCACAGAGGACTGCCAAGACTAGAGGCTAGGAAATACATCAGTTTCTACGAACAAGAAGAGGCTCGTAATGAAACTTTACTCAAGTTCgcaaatctaaattttaatcAAGTTCAATTCATGCACCGGCAAGAGATAGAAGTTCTTTTAAG GTGGTGGGAAGATATAAATCTTGAGAACGAGTTAACTTACGATAGATGGGACAGAATTATGGAGGGATATCTGGTAGGAGTTGGGGCACATTTTGAACCTCAATTTTCTCATTCTCGCAAACTCCTTGTCAAACTCGTACTGCTTTTATCACTTTTAGATGATACATATGATACCCATGGTACTATGGAAGAACTGCAATTCCTGACCGATGCATTTGAGAG GTTCGACAAGGATGCCATTGATGATATACCATCAAAGAATACCAAGATTGTTTATAGGGAACTATTTAATTTCTTTGAGGATATTGAGAGGGATGCTATCAAGAAAGGGAGATCTTATAGTGTTCGTCACACAAAGGAGAAA TTCCAGCAACTGGTGCGATCCTACCATCTTGAAGCGCAATGGTATTATGGTCAATATTTGCCATCCTTCAATGAGTATATGCATAACGCGTTGATCTCAAGCAGTTTTGCTCTACTTACACCAATGGTCTTGATTGGAATGGAGAAACATGCATGTGTCAAAGAATTTGAATggttagaaacaaatcctaaaattgtCCAGGCTTCAAAAGTACCGGCTCGTCTTTTAAATGACATAGTTGCACGCGag GAATTTGGATTGTCAAAAGAGGAGGCGATTGAGCAGATGAAAAAGATGGTGGAAGATGCATGGAAAGATATGAATGAAGAAATCATAAAGCTTAATTTCATAGCAATGCCTGTTCTGACGACTAGTCTAAACCTCAGTCGGGTAATGGATATAGTTTACCTTGATTGTCAAGACGGATACACCAATTCATTAAATTCCAAAAATGAAGTCCACCAATTGTTCTTTGAACAACTACCTTT TTTCAAAGTTGATAGTTGCGCAACAGAAATTGAGCGTGGGGATGCACGAAGTGAAGCATGCGATCGCACGCCACTTCATGTGACAACTGAAGTTCGCACGATAGGAACATGTATGTCTATACGTTTTGGACCAGATGATGGGTAA
- the LOC126659534 gene encoding probable aspartic proteinase GIP2 has protein sequence MASTSNYHAFFFLYSILLFISAFAATAVSLGSKSLVLPVLKDKCSGQYLTQINQRTPLVPVKLTIDLGARFMWIDCDTYVSSSYKPVPCDSALCALADAHSCTTECYSSPKPGCHNNTCSHFPGNPVIGLSTSGDIGQDIVSLKSINGVTVSVPDVPFVCGTGILLENLADGVTGVAGLGRHNISLPSALGFPNKFSVCLSSTTNSSGIIILGDSVKIPSNLLTHTPLIRNPVSTAGSHFEGEASTDYFIGLTSIKIAGKEVKFNKTLLSIDSEGKGGTKISTVEPYTVLHTTIYKAVVRAFVKQLNNRFFQVQPPVAPFGACFQYSTTFDVDEQGPMVPLIDLILDSAGGSSVVWRLVGANSMVRISSLVMCLGVVDGGLEPRTSIVIGGHQLEDNLLQFDLANSRLGFSSSLLAKNTTCSKFKFSRSKLFDL, from the coding sequence ATGGCTTCTACATCTAATTATCATGCCTTCTTCTTCCTTTACTccattcttttatttatttctgcATTTGCAGCTACAGCAGTATCCCTCGGCTCAAAATCTCTAGTCCTTCCAGTTCTCAAAGACAAATGCTCCGGCCAATACCTCACCCAAATTAACCAAAGAACCCCGCTTGTTCCGGTCAAGCTAACCATCGATCTTGGTGCCAGGTTCATGTGGATAGACTGCGACACTTATGTCTCATCTTCATATAAACCCGTTCCTTGCGACTCGGCCCTCTGTGCACTCGCTGACGCACATTCCTGTACTACTGAGTGCTACTCTAGTCCAAAACCAGGGTGCCACAACAATACATGTAGCCACTTCCCAGGTAACCCAGTGATTGGTCTGAGCACATCCGGCGACATTGGCCAAGATATCGTGTCTCTTAAATCCATCAATGGCGTAACCGTTTCGGTCCCTGATGTTCCGTTTGTTTGCGGTACCGGAATCCTGCTGGAGAATTTGGCCGATGGGGTGACTGGCGTGGCTGGTTTAGGAAGACACAACATTTCACTTCCGTCGGCTTTAGGGTTTCCGAATAAATTCTCTGTATGTTTGAGTTCTACAACAAACTCGAGCGGCATAATAATACTCGGCGACTCGGTTAAAATCCCAAGCAATCTCCTTACGCATACCCCATTAATCCGCAATCCAGTGAGTACTGCTGGGTCTCATTTCGAAGGGGAAGCGTCGACAGACTACTTCATCGGACTTACGTCGATAAAGATCGCCGGAAAAGAAGTCAAATTCAACAAGACTCTACTGTCAATCGATAGCGAAGGCAAAGGCGGAACTAAGATCAGCACGGTTGAGCCATACACTGTTTTGCACACCACTATCTATAAGGCCGTGGTGAGAGCTTTTGTGAAGCAGTTGAACAACAGATTTTTTCAGGTGCAGCCGCCCGTTGCGCCATTCGGGGCATGTTTTCAGTACAGCACCACCTTCGACGTCGACGAACAAGGACCGATGGTGCCTTTGATTGATCTGATTTTGGATAGTGCAGGCGGTAGCAGTGTGGTTTGGAGACTGGTGGGTGCAAATTCAATGGTGAGAATCAGTAGCTTAGTGATGTGTTTGGGAGTTGTTGATGGAGGATTAGAGCCTAGAACCTCCATTGTTATCGGTGGACATCAATTAGAAGATAATCTTCTACAGTTTGATCTTGCAAATTCAAGACTTGGGTTCAGTTCTAGTCTACTGGCGAAGAACACTACCTGTTCTAAATTCAAATTTAGTCGCTCCAAACTGTTTGATCTTtaa
- the LOC126659541 gene encoding cytochrome P450 CYP82D47-like, with protein sequence MLIISKMNSFFSNFSFPEIVLFALFTFFYYCYLLRKNRAHFKPTAPRPSGAWPILGHWPLLQGSDLPHLMLASLADKYGPIFTLGIGKSSVLVVNSSKITKELFTANDSSLCTRPSLASPKILAYDLAFFPFHPGGEYWRQIRKITIVKLLSSSRVERLKYIIIQEVEASMKEVYQTWKMDSQKVVEMKELFSNLNLNILLRMIVGDKYFDGEEKQGLRFQTRITLFLRYIGTLILRDAAPFIGWMDVGGYEKAMKGVGDELDGFLEKWLQQHKKKKCLSETKEEDDETDFMDAMISFLNGKNLEGYDADNIIKATCLSMIAGYETVTVVIIWALSLLLNNKHVLNKAKEELDKHVGKERLVSETDISKFIYLQAIVKETLRLQPPAMIPGPRQFSKDCTIGGYHVPKGTWLMMNLWKIQRDSTVWLDPMEFKPERFLTTHKNVDVRGQNFELLPYGGGRRGCPAMSLSLKMINFALASFLHAFDISTLANESVDMSVGKGLTNKKLTSLEVIVSPRLPSCCFE encoded by the exons ATGCTCATAATATCTAAAATGAATTCcttcttttcaaattttagttTCCCAGAAATTGTTCTCTTTGCTTTATTTACTTTCTTCTATTATTGTTATCTTCTTAGAAAAAACAGAGCTCATTTTAAGCCAACAGCACCTCGGCCAAGCGGGGCGTGGCCGATACTCGGTCACTGGCCATTGTTGCAAGGATCTGATCTTCCACACTTAATGCTAGCTTCATTAGCAGACAAGTACGGTCCGATCTTCACGTTAGGGATCGGAAAAAGCTCGGTTCTGGTAGtgaattcttcaaaaataaCTAAAGAATTATTCACAGCCAATGACTCGAGTTTATGCACTCGCCCATCTCTAGCTTCACCAAAAATACTTGCCTATGATTTAGCTTTTTTTCCTTTCCATCCCGGGGGTGAATATTGGCGACAAATTCGCAAGATTACGATAGTTAAATTGCTCTCGAGTAGTCGAGTCGAGCGACTCAAATATATTATAATCCAAGAAGTGGAAGCTTCCATGAAAGAAGTGTACCAAACTTGGAAAATGGATAGCCAAAAGGTTGTGGAGATGAAAGAGTTGTTTTCCAACCTAAATTTGAACATTCTTCTTAGAATGATTGTAG GTGATAAATACTTCGACGGCGAAGAGAAACAAGGGCTGCGATTTCAGACGAGAATAACGTTATTTTTGCGATACATAGGGACGTTAATTTTGAGAGACGCTGCTCCGTTCATCGGATGGATGGATGTGGGTGGATATGAGAAGGCAATGAAGGGAGTTGGTGATGAATTGGATGGTTTTCTTGAGAAATGGCTGCAACAACATAAGAAGAAGAAATGTTTGAGTGAAACTAAAGAAGAAGACGATGAGACTGATTTTATGGATGCTATGATTTCATTTCTTAACGGTAAAAATCTTGAAGGTTATGATGCTGACAATATCATCAAAGCAACATGCTTG AGTATGATTGCTGGCTATGAGACAGTCACCGTTGTCATAATTTGGGCATTATCACTACTACTAAACAACAAACATGTACTAAACAAAGCCAAAGAAGAATTAGACAAACATGTCGGAAAAGAAAGATTAGTCTCCGAAACAGACATAAGCAAGTTCATATATCTCCAAGCAATAGTTAAAGAAACATTAAGACTACAACCACCAGCAATGATCCCGGGTCCTCGTCAATTCAGTAAAGACTGTACGATCGGGGGCTATCATGTTCCTAAAGGCACATGGCTGATGATGAACCTCTGGAAGATACAGAGGGACTCCACAGTTTGGCTAGACCCGATGGAATTCAAGCCCGAAAGATTTCTCACAACTCATAAGAATGTCGACGTGAGAGGCCAAAATTTTGAGTTGCTTCCTTATGGAGGTGGTAGAAGGGGTTGCCCTGCTATGTCTTTGAGTCTCAAAATGATTAATTTTGCATTGGCAAGTTTTTTGCATGCTTTCGATATTTCGACTCTGGCGAATGAATCAGTCGATATGTCGGTCGGGAAAGGATTAACGAATAAGAAACTTACGTCTCTGGAAGTTATTGTCTCGCCTCGCTTGCCTTCTTGTTGTTTTGAATGA
- the LOC126661562 gene encoding transcription initiation factor IIB-like, with protein sequence MSDYTAYCSDCKTNTEVVEDRASGDTICTNCGLVLDHHFIDQTCEWRTFADSEKDDHDPNRVGNVSNPLLTHGNLSTTITAPKFSDAKTDRLIFDTLTNPDKILTKGFESIGAMADRLSVGKIAKIRADEIYKILLDKKSCKGKNVKSILAGCLFVACKETKLPRTVKEICSAAEGVSIRDINKAADFIRKQTEIDIIASSGCLNGSGLVRRFCSKLGMKNKEMKAVQEALENCKEFDIRRSPCSILAAIIFIITQLSGCKIGLGDIAMAAQVAEQTIKKSYKDIHPYASRVVPRWYAVEDDLKRLRRP encoded by the coding sequence ATGAGCGACTATACGGCCTACTGCTCGGACTGTAAGACAAACACAGAAGTGGTAGAAGATCGTGCATCAGGAGATACAATCTGCACAAACTGCGGATTAGTTCTTGATCATCACTTCATCGACCAAACTTGCGAATGGCGAACTTTTGCTGATTCCGAAAAGGATGATCATGATCCTAACCGCGTCGGCAACGTCTCTAATCCTCTCTTAACCCACGGAAACCTCTCAACAACAATAACAGCACCCAAATTTTCTGATGCTAAAACCGACAGACTTATTTTCGATACGCTGACGAACCCCGATAAAATCCTGACGAAGGGCTTTGAGTCAATTGGTGCGATGGCGGATAGGTTAAGCGTTGGAAAAATTGCCAAGATTAGGGCTGATGAAATATACAAGATTTTATTGGATAAAAAATCATGCAAAGGAAAGAACGTGAAGTCTATATTGGCAGGGTGTTTGTTTGTTGCTTGTAAAGAGACTAAATTACCAAGAACTGTGAAGGAAATTTGCTCTGCTGCGGAAGGGGTTTCGATAAGAGATATTAACAAAGCTGCGGATTTTATCAGGAAACAAACTGAGATTGATATTATTGCTAGCAGTGGATGTTTGAATGGAAGCGGGCTTGTAAGGCGGTTTTGTTCGAAGCTTGGGATGAAAAATAAGGAGATGAAAGCGGTACAAGAAGCTCTTGAGAATTGCAAAGAATTTGATATAAGGAGGAGTCCTTGTTCGATCTTGGCAgctattattttcataattacTCAACTGTCGGGATGCAAAATTGGTCTCGGAGATATTGCGATGGCGGCTCAAGTTGCGGAGCAAACTATCAAGAAATCGTATAAGGATATTCATCCGTATGCTTCGAGGGTGGTGCCGCGTTGGTATGCTGTGGAAGATGATTTGAAGAGACTCCGCAGACCTTGA
- the LOC126661211 gene encoding short-chain dehydrogenase/reductase 2b-like isoform X2 gives MDATSMLHQMGLTNVVFHQLDALDPLNIQSLADFIKNTFGRLDILVNNAGASGVVVDEDSLRALNIETETWLSGKAINMIQEVIKTTYEKAEKCLNTNYFGVRRLTEALLPPLQLSTSRVVSSLKSELPVS, from the exons ATGGATGCTACTTCTATGCTTCATCAAATGGGTTTAACTAATGTTGTTTTTCATCAACTTGATGCTTTGGATCCACTTAATATTCAGTCCCTGGCTGATTTCATCAAGAACACATTTGGAAGACTTGATATTCTG GTAAACAATGCGGGAGCCTCTGGGGTTGTGGTGGATGAGGATAGCCTAAGGGCGTTAAATATAGAAACTGAAACTTGG CTTTCAGGAAAGGCAATCAATATGATACAAGAAGTGATTAAAACTACGTACGAGAAAGCTGAAAAATGCTTGAACACAAATTACTTCGGTGTAAGAAGATTAACAGAAGCTCTGCTCCCGCCTTTACAGCTTTCCACTTCAAGAGTTGTGTCTTCTCTAAAGAGTGAGCTACCAGTGAGTTGA
- the LOC126661563 gene encoding uncharacterized protein LOC126661563 codes for MQRRNRNSSGKRGGIPTTTGVLRKPDPEGSGAHVPENQKDGVSINKNGREVVTLFSGTSDSATNNVLEYEALIAGLALAVEVRTENLKIHCDSQLVVGQVDGTFAMKEENLLKYKKRAKELLQEIEKRGGQCR; via the exons ATGCAAAGACGCAACCGCAACAGTTCTGGTAAGAGAGGAGGCATTCCAACAACTACCGGTGTACTACGTAAGCCGGACCCTGAAGGATCCGGAGCACATGTACCCGAAAATCAAAAAGATGGCGTTAGCATTAACAAAAACGGCAGGGAAGTTGTGACCCTATTTTCAGGCACATCCGATAGTG CAACAAACAACGTATTGGAATACGAAGCATTAATAGCAGGACTGGCACTAGCGGTTGAAGTAAGAACTGAGAACTTGAAGATCCACTGCGATTCACAATTAGTTGTCGGACAAGTAGATGGGACGTTCGCCATGAAAGAAGAAAATCTGTTAAAATATAAGAAAAGGGCGAAGGAGCTTCTACAAGAAATTGAGAAGCGGGGAGGACAATGCAGATAA